A single region of the Raphanus sativus cultivar WK10039 chromosome 1, ASM80110v3, whole genome shotgun sequence genome encodes:
- the LOC108858057 gene encoding phosphatidylinositol 4-phosphate 5-kinase 10, which produces MSTKEITGKDVKATEKNRIRYSSRHIKHLPPGTITEFEWKDYCPLGFRLVQELEDINHAEYLKSICNDETLRKLSTGKVGNMFLLSKDDRFLIKILRKSEIKVILEMLPGYYQHIHTNRSTLLSKNYGAHSLKPIGGVKTYFVVMSNILQSDVFMNKVYDLKGSSQGRTNKKIKVRDKTILKDIDLDFHFYVDSLARHRLIKQTKLDCELLEDEGIMDYSLMLGLQVKGSCQGSTDELIPVYDSFTSLGSVDSNSSKFMKTATNSPDSSSTMYSCTPSRDSIDSEDSSVNIQSVASMCPSSAPTNASDSPQGSIVSKTTPTNIFQNSASTNFGMRIPGRARRVGRGESGKTVKGGGEEWYDVILYLGIIDIFQDYGVRKRIEHCVKSIQHSSKTISAVHPKIYSSRFQDFVSQIFLPDEDISN; this is translated from the exons ATGAGTACAAAGGAGATAACAGGCAAGGATGTGAAAGCCACAGAGAAGAACAGGATTCGATACTCTTCAAGGCACATTAAACATCTTCCACCTGGAACCATTACTGAGTTTGAATGGAAGGATTACTGTCCCTTGGGCTTCAG ACTTGTGCAAGAGCTTGAGGATATTAACCATGCTGAATATTTGAAATCCATCTGTAATGATGAGACGTTAAGGAAGCTTTCTACTGGGAAAGTTGGTAATATGTTTCTTCTTTCCAAAGATGACCGCTTTCTCATCAAGATTCTTCGCAAATCCGAAATTAAG GTAATACTAGAGATGTTGCCTGGCTACTACCAACATATTCATACAAACAGGTCTACCTTGTTGTCCAAGAACTATGGAGCTCATTCTCTCAAACCTATTGGAGGTGTTAAG ACATATTTTGTGGTCATGTCAAACATACTGCAGTCAGATGTTTTTATGAACAAGGTCTATGATCTAAAGGGTTCATCACAAGGCCGGACTAACAAGAAGATCAAAGTGAGAGATAAGACCATACTTAAAGATATAGACCTTGATTTTCATTTCTACGTGGATTCCCTTGCCAGGCACCGCCTCATCAA GCAGACAAAGCTAGATTGTGAACTATTGGAAGATGAAGGGATAATGGATTATAGCTTAATGCTTGGTTTACAAGTTAAAGGTTCATGTCAAG GCTCAACTGATGAATTAATCCCTGTATACGATAGCTTCACATCACTAG GATCTGTTGACAGCAACAGCTCCAAGTTTATGAAGACAGCTACAAACTCTCCAGATAGTTCTTCAACAATGTATTCATGCACTCCAAGCAGAG ACTCAATTGATAGTGAGGACTCCTCAGTGAATATACAATCCGTGGCAAGCATGTGTCCTAGTTCAGCACCAACGAACGCTTCTGATTCTCCACAAGGAAGCATTGTCTCCAAAACAACACCCACTAACATCTTCCAAAACAG CGCAAGCACAAACTTCGGCATGAGGATACCTGGACGAGCACGAAGGGTGGGGAGAGGAGAATCAGGGAAGACCGTTAAAGGAGGTGGAGAGGAATGGTACGACGTTATATTGTACCTTGGGATTATAGACATTTTCCAAGACTATGGTGTGAGAAAACGCATTGAACATTGTGTCAAGTCTATTCAACACAGCTCTAAGACTATTTCAGCCGTCCATCCCAAGATTTACTCTTCTCGTTTCCAAGACTTTGTCTCTCAGATCTTCTTACCGGACGAAGATATTTCTAATTGA